TCTTACCGCTTGTTTGTGCCGAAAATGGCTCGCTGGGATGAAGTTACAGGAGAACAGGAAGATTTGGGAGCCTACCTGTCAAAGGCTTTTCGGGAGATTGATGCTAGTAATCGAGGTTGTTTGGGACTTTTGAACACCATTGATTTTACCAGAACCACTGAATCCGGGGATAGATTTATTACAAACAATGAATTGGCTCAATTAATTAAAGGTTTTGAGGGACTGATTTTAACCGATGATCATCTGGCCTTTTAAAAGATGATTTATCAAAAGACGGTAAAAGCAGAGAGATGTTGAGGTTCTCTCTGTTTTTTATTTGTAGCATCGGTTGTTACTGCGGCAGCGGTGTTCATCCAGACAGACCGGGGTAACTACCATAAGGGGGACAACTCACCAGGGCATGTCCGAAATTGGCCCGCGCGGGCCAATTTCGGACATGCCCTAATTTTTTGGATGTGGTCGACAGATAGGTCCAGAGAAAGTATTCAGAGGATTAAGACTTATTTTAATTCAAAACAAAGGGTTGCCAGAGGATGGTGAGATTGATATAATTAGCATGTTAATACTTTAACTAACTAAAACGTTAAAATGTTATAAAAATCTGTTTATATTTTATATATCGAGAGGGGATGCCTGGGTGGATAACGATTTTCTGACCATTGCCTTACCAAAGGGTAAGTTATTAATTGACTCCATTCAATTGTTGAGTCGAGTTGGGATCGAGTGCAGTCATGTCAATGAAGATTCACGGAAGCTTTTTTTTGATCTTCCGGAAAGCAACGCTAAAATTATTATTTGTCGTCCTACGGATATTCCCACCTATGTAGAATATGGAGCAGCTGACCTGGGTTTTGTAGGGAAAGATACTTTGCTGGAAGAAAACAAGGATGTGGCAGAACTGCTGGACTTGAAATTTGGTTATTGCCGTTTTGTCGTTGCCATGTTAGAAGCAAGTGTCCCGCCGAAACTTCCCAGCGGTGAATACGATTTGACGGGGCTTAATCATCAGCGGGTTGCCACGAAATTTCCTCGGGTAACAGAATCCTTTTTCAGCAGGATCGGCATGCAGGTCACCCCTATTAAACTCCATGGTAATATGGAACTTGCTCCCTGTGTGGGCTTGTCTGAAATGATTGTGGATATCGTTTCAACGGGAAAAACTCTTAGAGAGAACCATTTAGTTGAAGTGGCACCAATTCTTGAAGCGACGACCCGTTTAATTGCCAATCGTGTTGCTTATCGTATGAAATATGAACGGATTCGTGATTTAGTGCAGAGTTTGCGTGAATGTCTGCAAAGGGAAGTTAGGGTTTAATAAGTGATTGTGAACATGGGGGAGAAGGCTATGAAAGTTGAGAATCTAAAGGATCTGGATTTAAACCGGCTGGTACGTAAATCCTATGGTGATGATGAAGAATTGGAGGCACGTACAGCAGCAATCATCAAAGGGGTGCAAGCTAACGGGGATGAGGAAATCTACCGGCTGACCGAGAAATATGACCATGTTAACCTGCGCCTACAGGGGCTGCGTGTTTCCCCTCAAGAAATTAAAGATGCTTATCAGGAAGTAAGTGAGGATTTTTTAGGGGCGCTGCGCAAAGCTAAAAAGAATATTTTAAGCTTCCATGAGAAGCAGAAGCGAACCTCCTGGCTGGAACCGGATACTGATGGGAGTATGCTGGGACAACTGCTGCTCCCCCTTAAACGGGTGGGTATTTACGTTCCGGGGGGAACAGCTTCATATCCTTCGTCGGTGTTGATGAATGCTCTG
This Desulfosporosinus orientis DSM 765 DNA region includes the following protein-coding sequences:
- a CDS encoding type I restriction-modification system subunit M N-terminal domain-containing protein, with protein sequence MRDKLSAAEFDRLLDETCDSLRGNREAEEFKEYVVAILFLKRLNDRFRLEREVRRNKLMEKGLSPAQIDEELEKRESYRLFVPKMARWDEVTGEQEDLGAYLSKAFREIDASNRGCLGLLNTIDFTRTTESGDRFITNNELAQLIKGFEGLILTDDHLAF
- the hisG gene encoding ATP phosphoribosyltransferase codes for the protein MDNDFLTIALPKGKLLIDSIQLLSRVGIECSHVNEDSRKLFFDLPESNAKIIICRPTDIPTYVEYGAADLGFVGKDTLLEENKDVAELLDLKFGYCRFVVAMLEASVPPKLPSGEYDLTGLNHQRVATKFPRVTESFFSRIGMQVTPIKLHGNMELAPCVGLSEMIVDIVSTGKTLRENHLVEVAPILEATTRLIANRVAYRMKYERIRDLVQSLRECLQREVRV